In Panulirus ornatus isolate Po-2019 chromosome 13, ASM3632096v1, whole genome shotgun sequence, the genomic window TGACCCCGGGGTTGGCTGACGTCCGGTGACCCCGGGGTTGGCTGACGTCCGGTGATCCCGGGGTTGGCTGACGTCCGGTGATCCCGGGGTTGGCTAGTGTCCGGTGATCCCGGGGTTGGCTGACGTCCGGTGATCCCGGGGTTGGCTGACGTCCGGTGATCCCGGGGTTGGCTGACGTCCGGTGATCCCGGGGTTGGCTGATGTCCGGTGATCCCGGGGTTGGCTGACGTCCGGTGATCCCGGGGTTGGCTGACGTCCGGTGATCCCGGGGTTGGCTGATGTCCGGTGATCCCGGGGTTGGCTGATGTCCGGTGATCCCGGGGTTGGCTGACGTCCGGTGATCCCGGGGTTGGCTGATGTCCGGTGATCCCGGGGTTGACTGACGTCGGTGATCCCGGGGTTGGCTGACGTCCGGTGATCCCGGGGTTGGCTGACGTCCGGTGATCCCGGGGTTGGCTGACGTCCGGTGATCCCGGTGTTGGCTGACGTCCGGTGATCCCGGGGTTGGCTGACGTCCGGTGATCCCGGGGTTGGCTGACGTCCGGTGATCCCGGTGTTGGCTGACGTCCGGTGATCCCGGGGTTGGCTGACGTCCGGTGACCCCGGGGTTGGCTGTTTTCCTTTGATCCCGGGATTGGCTGACGTCCGGTTAGCTGAGTAGGTCAACTGTCATCCATAACCGGTCATAATGCTGAGTCACTGGCCAGCATTACTATTGGCTGTGAGAACTTCCTGAACTTATTCAACTTCTTGAACTTAACAACCCAACtgttgatcacgacagtacgacacaaGCATGACGAGATGACCTTTGggcataatggcctggcctttgacctgactcatgaggCTATCACGTCTGTCGAGGTCGAAAGTTCGAGTTAGAAATTTCATGTTCTTcacattattgttgtcattattgatCCCTGTTAGCCACTCACGTGGTCACTGTTGGTACAAAAGTTTTGCAATCAAGGGTACAGCAGCGGCATGACCTATGTTGTGAACTAATGTAATAATTTGTAGTTATGTAATCAATCTGAAATTATAATTTGCTTTTTGTTTCTATTCTTTTCCTCTGGCAGGAGGGCTCACGTCGACGACCCTCAGGGCCGTACATCTGTCCATTTGGAATCATGAGGCGTGTGAGGGGCGGTATGGTGCCGCCCTGACGCAGAATATGCTGTGTGCAGGGGAGGTCGGCGGAGGCAAGGACGCCTgtcaggtgagaggggagggagtgagggagaggggcctcgagggagggtgaggggaagaggcccttagaggagggagaggaagtaaTCAAAATAATTACCTACGTGTACTTACGAAGGACGAGCTTTGCcatacgagagatgaagaaaggagagatgactGAGGGTGTAGAAGGGAGTGAAAGAAAGATGAGGGGAGGaagtagggatgatgatgatgatgatgatgatgatgatgatgtgtgtgtgtgtgtgtgccagtaatGGTTATTTCTGATTATCAATCAAGTAGCAACTCGAACATAATTCTAAAAAGAATATAACCCCCTCTATCTGGTCGATAGTTGTTAACCCCCTCTGTGTGGTCGATAGTTGTTAACCCCCTCTGTCTGGTCGATAGTTGTTAACCCCCTCTGTGTGGTCGATAGTTGTTAACCCCCTCTGTCTGGTCGATAGTTGTTAACCTCCTCTGTGTGGTCGATAGTTCTTAACCCCCTCTATCTGGTCGACAGTTGTTAACCCCCTCTATCTGGTCGACAGTTGTTAACCTCCTCTGTGTGGTCGATAGTTATCAACCCTCTCTATTTGGTCGATAGTTGTTCCACACTTTGATATATTCATGTGACTAATGAAATCTTATTTCACTGGACATGAATGTTGttacaaccatctctctctctctctctctctctctctctctctctctctctctctctctctctctctctctcaggtttacAGCTGCTTAGTGATCATTTCGTACCACATACGTACATATCTCAGTGGATGATATTTTAGTGTTGTTCCATCTTTACTGTGTGTGGTCGACCCTTAACAACGTCTCCTTCACAGTGGATCTCAAGGgtcctccgtctgtctgtctctccgtggCGGACCCCCGATAGTGGGGTCTTCCACtttgctgtctgtctgtgtgtctgtagctGATCCCTGAGTGTACCACCATCCTCAGGGAGACTCCGGGGGTCCCCTGGTGACGGAGGTTGGTGCCAGAGGGCGTTACGTCCTGGCTGGGGTTGTGTCCTGGGGGCACCGCTGCgccctccctaactaccccggcGTATACGTCAGAGTTGCAAGTAAGTAAGTCAGGAACCAAAGTAGGTACAGATGAATTTCAGCAACACGCACACTCTTGTATCCAACACTGAGAGCCTCACTTACACCCCAGTATTCTAGCATCAACTCAGTGCTGAACCATACTATACTAATTTGAATATaatattcatatgaaatatatcatACTGCTTAGCAGTACAAGATCAAAGTTACGTCTAGTATGATTAACATAATAATCCCTATAATTCTGTGCTTAGAAACTGATTTCAgggtaaaaaaaagatgtagctTATTTAACCCAAATGAAAGATGCATGATTATCACTGACCCTCCAGTTACCTCTCCTTATATTAGGGGAAAAAATGTTTGGAGCAGTCGTGGGCGAAGTCCTGCAGGCACACACACGCCTGGTTGAGGCCGTACCGAGTCTTCGGTTTCATCAGCAGTGGACACAAGTCCTGGGACGCTCCTGACCCAAGCTGTGCCAAGTTCTATGCTTCAGGCTGGAGACAGAGGGCTGGGTAGAGCGTCCGGGGACTCTGACATTTTACGTGTATCCCATGACTCTTGTCCCCACCTACACTTTCAGAGCCGATGTGAATAACTTTTGTGAGGTCTGCAACATTCCTCAACCTCTTTTCGTCTTTAGTCACTTTTTAATTTACGGGCAACATATTACTTCTTGTGTAAGAAATGTCATAACGTAGCTTTCCCCTCCATTACAGATTATGTAACATGGATTAGCGAGCACATCAACAGGTCGGAGACTTGTGGAAGTATTTAGGGCTCCACCAGGAAATGAAGTCTTAGTGGCCACCAAGCAATGAAGTCTTATTGGCTGCATTGACCACCAGGGAATAAAGTCTTAGTGGCCACCAAGGAATGAAGTCTTATTGGCTACATTGACCACCAGGGAATGAAAGTCTTATTGGCTACACTGGCCACAAAGGAAAGACATATTACGCGTTCCACCAAGAAATGACCGACGCCTCACCGTCTGACTAGGCTGCAAAGAATACTGTGGGATCCACTAGACAACGATCATCCACTATGAAGGCAGGAGGTGTTGACATGTTGAATCCAAAATATTCGTGCGGGATGTATTTGATACGTAATTGTACTATTACAATAAAATTGAATAACACTGGATAATCTTTTAGTTTATGTTATTTCGATATTTGAAAACTTAAGATGTGTGGGAAATCTCTCAGGAATTGAGTTACacaagaaagaataaagaattaACGTTGGCTATGTGcaagatattcactataacaGGTTTTAGTTACCAGCTGTTGTTTGGATGCGATAACCTCAGTAATCTAGGCAAAGCCAGTTGTAACGTAAGACTAGGAATGATAATCAACTTAcgttgtataaaagaaataatCACATGACAAAATGAACATCAGTGGGATGTTTGATGCACGGATGAAAGCAAGAAGTAAAGATGGAAATTTGCTACTAGGGCATGTGAGGATTATGGGACACGACATCATGGCTGTAAAGATTATGGAAGATGATTTTATCACCGTGACATCCTTCCTCATCCTAAAGACAGCAGAGGTCAATTGATTCTATGAAAAAACATAAGAAATTCTACATGAAATTACTTGCTTCTTAAGTCCCCTTACCGTATAATGACTCGCCGCAGCAACATGTAAAGACAATAAAAGGCTTATATGTTTTCGCGTGTCACATACTAAGGGGAAGGACCGTCAAATGTTTGCACCCTTACTCACCTGCTGCTCCACATGTCACGCCATAACAGAAAATATACGGTCCTGGGAAACAGTATAATGTAGAAACTTTTTCCTGAAGTCTGAGATATTCATTGACTGGGCAAAGGCCTATTAGTCTCTTATGTTGTAATGATGACTTCATGGAACATATTGCATGGAGCAGTGCAATGGACCATTAACTTTTCATTGGTCGTATTACAAGAAGATATTCTGTATGTCTCCATGgtctttatcacacacacacagacacacacacacacacacacatatatatatatatatatatatatatatatatatatatatatatatatatatatatatatatatatgtatgtatatatatatatcattgctcaTTTTGGTTTCGTATCGGTCTGCTGTGTATTGGACGACGTGGCAACAGTGTATTGACAATGTGGGGTCGGGCGGCTCTCACGTCAGTGTTACTTACGTGTGCGTTCAGGTGAGTTCTTTACCTCCAGGGCTCtgtcccctcctcacacacacacgcacccagacTCTAGTTCTTTCGCCACTCAGCCATTCAAATGGTCTAGTGGCTGATCACCCGTTCAGACAGGATCCGCTGCCGGTTGGGTGATTATCGTACAATAGATCCTTGGGCTTATTAGCCACCAAACTGAACCATTCGAGAAACTAGTTACCAGTATGTTGATTACTTGATTGCGTCATTGATTTGTAGAGACTTATTAACTGTATAGTTATTCTAGTGGTGAGATTCAACATGGCAGAACAGTGTGTTTGGCACTCCATGAAGAAAATCGGTGAAGACACCAATCGTCTTGGTGATTTAGAGGCGTGATCGACCTGCAATTAAGATCATCCGTTTTCTGCAAACTGCGCTTGAAGCAAATTTGCCTCGCGTGTGGATGAAGACAGAACTGCGGTCGTTTGCTCTGGTGACGAGGGTGAAACAAGCTTGGGTGTGACCGGCTGTGTACGCTATGAACTGGTTCTAACTGAATTGCTTCTTCGAATGAACGGTCTCATTCGGAATCGCAATATTATGAAGTAAGTATATAATACAAGGTTACATATAGTTTGCTGTTCTTTAAACATTACCTGTTTTATGTGAAGCGCGACGATGATTAGGAAATAGGTAGGTAATTAGGGAAATTAACATGTTTGTAGTTgagagaaaaagatgagagaaaccTTTGTGAAGCAACTATCAGCTAGATTACTGATAATGTGAACAGCTTGTATTACTGTATGTAGTGTAGTTATGACTAGGATTTAAGCGTTGTACTTTTCATGAAGTATTTATTCTACCTGGTTCTTTCTGTCCAAACATATTTTTGTACCTGCATagtcgaggtatatatatatatatatatatatatatatatatatatatatatatatatatatatatattttgttcattcttttcactgcttttgttcACTTATATCTTCTTAGGTTACCAGAAATGATTACGCACAAATCTTTCCTCATTAAACttctgcagttcaacagaatttatattgtagcttgccttttcgtttttaccaCCAATATGTAAAACTGCATTGGTGGATcaatattagaattcatttacTGCCTgagagcccagtccatcagtttgtataTGTCAGTTTGTTGTTAATATACAAGTTCATTTGTAAATTTATTTCCtaactttgtatcatcagcgaattttgatatcttgcaaaaCAGCCCatgatcagtatcattaataaataaatatatatatatatatatatat contains:
- the LOC139752579 gene encoding proclotting enzyme-like is translated as MTFGHNGLAFDLTHEAITSVEVERGLTSTTLRAVHLSIWNHEACEGRYGAALTQNMLCAGEVGGGKDACQGDSGGPLVTEVGARGRYVLAGVVSWGHRCALPNYPGVYVRVANYVTWISEHINRSETCGSI